In Halovivax gelatinilyticus, the following are encoded in one genomic region:
- the cruF gene encoding bisanhydrobacterioruberin hydratase, producing MADGEAGSTGSLIERSPSRAAIQRYLERSVLENRMTIAVVFPAVGAVTLVASAEGWLPEPLAFNPLLILFGTLVMRSPLLVGIAPRVGTRALVLLSAVTCYTWAIELIGVRTDWPYGAFEYGVRLGPMLFESIPLALPLFFVPLALNAYLLSLLVLGERASSSAVRIPLAIGAVVAVDLVLDPAAVAVGFWHFEDGGFYYDVPVSNYLGWVLSATVAVVLVDLAFDRRRLIERVDECPFVLDDLVSFVVLWGLINTLYMNVIPALIAVGFGLALHSTGRYEIPIDDPRAGASRWFDRR from the coding sequence ATGGCTGACGGAGAGGCCGGCTCGACGGGATCGTTGATCGAACGGAGTCCGTCGAGAGCCGCGATTCAGCGGTACCTCGAGAGGAGCGTCCTGGAAAATCGGATGACGATCGCCGTCGTCTTCCCGGCCGTCGGTGCGGTCACGCTAGTAGCGAGCGCGGAAGGGTGGCTGCCGGAGCCGCTCGCGTTCAATCCGCTGTTGATCCTCTTTGGCACGCTCGTCATGCGATCGCCGTTACTGGTCGGCATCGCGCCGCGGGTCGGCACCCGGGCGCTCGTCTTGCTCTCCGCAGTGACGTGTTACACCTGGGCGATCGAGCTGATCGGCGTCCGAACTGACTGGCCCTACGGCGCGTTCGAGTACGGCGTTCGACTGGGACCGATGCTGTTCGAGTCGATTCCGCTGGCGCTGCCGCTGTTCTTCGTGCCGCTCGCGTTGAACGCCTACCTTCTCTCGCTGCTCGTCCTCGGCGAGCGAGCGTCTAGTTCCGCGGTACGAATTCCCCTCGCGATCGGCGCCGTCGTCGCAGTTGATCTCGTCCTCGATCCGGCCGCCGTCGCCGTCGGATTCTGGCACTTCGAAGACGGCGGGTTCTACTACGACGTACCCGTCTCGAACTACCTCGGATGGGTCCTCTCTGCGACGGTCGCCGTGGTCCTCGTCGATCTCGCGTTCGACAGACGGCGACTCATCGAGCGCGTCGACGAGTGCCCGTTCGTGCTGGACGATCTGGTGAGCTTCGTCGTCCTCTGGGGACTCATCAACACGCTCTACATGAACGTGATTCCGGCGTTGATCGCCGTCGGATTCGGGCTCGCACTCCACTCGACGGGTCGGTACGAAATCCCGATCGACGATCCGCGAGCGGGCGCGAGTCGATGGTTCGACCGACGGTGA
- the msrB gene encoding peptide-methionine (R)-S-oxide reductase MsrB: MSQESTDLPETDEGWRERLTDEEYEILREAGTEAPFSGEYVDHDGDGTFACAGCGTTLFDAKTKYDSGCGWPSFYDAPDDRIETRLDTSHGMHRTEVLCATCGGHLGHVFEDGPEPTGERFCINSAALDYEDVD; this comes from the coding sequence ATGAGCCAGGAATCGACCGACCTCCCGGAGACGGACGAGGGGTGGCGCGAACGACTCACCGACGAGGAGTACGAGATATTGCGAGAGGCTGGAACGGAGGCGCCATTCAGCGGCGAGTACGTCGACCACGACGGGGACGGAACGTTCGCCTGCGCCGGCTGCGGAACGACCCTGTTCGACGCGAAGACGAAGTACGACTCCGGCTGTGGCTGGCCGAGCTTCTACGACGCGCCCGACGACCGGATCGAGACGCGTCTCGATACGAGTCACGGCATGCACCGAACCGAAGTACTGTGTGCGACCTGCGGCGGTCACCTCGGACACGTGTTCGAGGACGGACCGGAACCGACGGGAGAGCGCTTTTGCATCAATTCGGCCGCGCTCGACTACGAAGACGTCGATTGA
- a CDS encoding YkgJ family cysteine cluster protein: MYTSDGDGSDGADADPPSGSTAESAPRVEVHPGREVVVDFDPGLTFECVDECSWCCHHGVLLYGKDLIELAARANLAETTTDFRGEKFVTREPKDRDEHVSEDGNACAFLGDDGLCRLHLEDDHDWKPTRCSVFPLAVSRDDGDLRVDVRESAHDHCEGLGVSDRHVIDHLDAFLPELLWELDDPDSDRVL; encoded by the coding sequence GTGTACACCAGCGATGGCGACGGGAGTGACGGAGCCGACGCGGATCCCCCATCCGGATCGACGGCGGAATCGGCCCCTCGCGTCGAAGTCCATCCCGGACGGGAGGTCGTCGTCGACTTCGATCCGGGGCTGACCTTCGAGTGCGTCGACGAGTGTAGCTGGTGCTGTCATCACGGCGTCTTACTGTACGGTAAGGACCTGATCGAACTCGCCGCGCGGGCGAACTTAGCCGAGACGACGACGGACTTTCGCGGCGAGAAGTTCGTCACGCGGGAGCCGAAAGACCGCGACGAGCACGTCTCCGAGGACGGAAACGCGTGTGCATTCCTCGGCGACGACGGCCTGTGTCGGCTCCACCTCGAAGACGACCACGACTGGAAACCGACGCGGTGTTCGGTCTTTCCGCTCGCGGTGAGCCGCGACGACGGGGACCTCCGCGTCGACGTGCGAGAGTCGGCCCACGATCACTGCGAGGGACTCGGCGTCTCGGACCGGCACGTGATCGATCACCTCGACGCGTTCCTCCCGGAACTTCTCTGGGAGCTCGACGATCCGGACTCAGACCGGGTGCTCTAG
- a CDS encoding ComEC/Rec2 family competence protein, whose amino-acid sequence MNRRLALVLVVGSLIVLGGCLGEFIEETPLDTDDADPSVVDDLDGDDHLEIHHLDVGQGDATVVVEPSGETMLIDSGDWRADGEAVISFLEARGIDRIDHLVSTHAHADHIGGHAAVIEHVETHGDGVGAVYDSGVAHTSQTYENYLDAVEAHDVALYEVREGDVIEFGEATVDVLNPPTEDSGTDLHYNSVTVTITYGEVTYLTTGDAEADAESRMVDAHGETLDADIYQAGHHGSSTSSTPAFVDAVDPSMTIISSAYDSQYGHPHDEVLRSFAERGIETYWTGVHGDVVVATDGESIAVDAASDGPTDGDALLEAKPDDTDDGQSSVGIAPSGLSHAPIDPSSVSPIDGPPRGHVNHVAAALST is encoded by the coding sequence ATGAATCGTCGCCTTGCGCTCGTACTCGTCGTCGGCTCGCTGATCGTTCTCGGAGGGTGTCTCGGTGAATTTATCGAGGAAACACCCCTCGATACCGACGACGCCGACCCATCGGTCGTCGACGACCTCGACGGCGACGACCACCTCGAAATACACCACCTGGACGTCGGTCAGGGGGACGCGACGGTCGTCGTCGAACCGTCGGGCGAAACGATGCTGATCGATTCCGGTGACTGGCGGGCCGACGGCGAGGCCGTCATCTCGTTTCTCGAGGCTCGCGGAATCGACCGGATCGACCACCTCGTCTCGACGCACGCCCACGCGGACCACATCGGCGGACACGCCGCGGTGATCGAACACGTCGAGACCCACGGCGACGGCGTCGGAGCGGTCTACGACTCCGGCGTCGCCCACACGTCCCAGACGTACGAGAACTACCTCGACGCCGTCGAGGCACACGACGTGGCGCTGTACGAGGTCCGCGAGGGCGACGTCATCGAGTTCGGCGAGGCGACAGTCGACGTTCTCAATCCACCGACTGAAGATTCGGGAACCGACCTCCACTACAACAGCGTGACGGTGACGATCACCTACGGCGAGGTGACGTATCTCACCACCGGTGACGCCGAAGCGGACGCAGAATCTCGGATGGTCGACGCCCACGGCGAGACGCTCGACGCAGACATCTACCAGGCGGGTCACCACGGCTCGTCGACGAGTTCGACGCCCGCGTTCGTCGACGCGGTCGATCCCTCGATGACCATCATCTCGAGCGCGTACGACAGCCAGTACGGACACCCACACGACGAGGTGCTTCGGTCGTTCGCCGAACGCGGAATCGAAACCTACTGGACGGGCGTCCACGGCGACGTCGTCGTCGCGACCGACGGCGAATCGATCGCCGTCGACGCCGCCTCCGACGGTCCGACCGACGGCGACGCGTTGCTCGAAGCAAAGCCGGATGATACGGACGACGGTCAATCGAGCGTCGGCATCGCCCCGTCCGGGCTGTCGCACGCACCGATCGATCCGTCGTCGGTCAGCCCGATCGATGGACCACCACGGGGGCACGTTAATCACGTCGCGGCTGCATTGTCCACCTAA
- a CDS encoding phytoene/squalene synthase family protein → MNQDQSRAGRTIQRETGRTFHLATRLLPERVRHPTYILYGFFRVADEVVDDPGDRTPAEQQATLESIRAEALGLIETDDPVLSAFCDVRTEYDIPVAEVEVFLDAMAMDVDTDRYATVDELDAYVRGSAAAVGAMMTAIIDPDDPSAAMSHAHRLGEAFQLTNFIRDVREDVQERDRIYIPEETLEAHGGSIESIERLEFGPAVRDSIAAELRRTEARYHEGVAGIRYLPDDCQFPILLAAVCYAEHHRLVRDLGYDVLSHRPTLSRWQLARCLVRTWWYWRRHGDPELVFRRASAIPTDEPDSATGIRTRLPSR, encoded by the coding sequence ATGAATCAGGATCAGAGTAGAGCCGGTCGGACGATTCAGCGAGAGACCGGACGGACGTTTCACCTCGCGACGAGATTGCTGCCGGAGCGAGTGCGCCACCCGACGTACATCCTCTACGGGTTCTTTCGCGTCGCAGACGAGGTCGTCGACGACCCGGGCGATCGGACGCCCGCCGAGCAACAGGCGACGCTCGAGTCGATCCGAGCCGAGGCGCTCGGTCTGATCGAGACGGACGATCCGGTGCTCAGCGCGTTCTGCGACGTTCGTACCGAGTACGACATTCCGGTTGCCGAGGTGGAGGTGTTCCTCGACGCGATGGCGATGGACGTCGACACGGATCGGTACGCGACCGTCGACGAACTTGACGCGTACGTGCGCGGATCCGCCGCGGCCGTCGGGGCGATGATGACCGCGATCATCGACCCGGACGATCCGTCCGCGGCGATGAGCCACGCACACAGACTGGGTGAGGCGTTTCAACTCACCAACTTCATTAGAGACGTTCGCGAGGACGTCCAAGAGCGCGATCGGATCTACATTCCCGAGGAGACGCTCGAAGCCCACGGCGGTTCGATCGAGTCGATCGAACGGCTCGAGTTCGGACCGGCCGTCCGCGATTCGATCGCTGCCGAACTCAGGCGGACGGAAGCGCGCTATCACGAGGGCGTCGCGGGCATTCGATACCTCCCGGACGACTGCCAGTTTCCCATCCTCCTCGCGGCGGTCTGTTACGCCGAACACCACCGACTCGTACGCGATCTGGGGTACGACGTCCTCTCCCATCGCCCGACGCTCTCGCGGTGGCAGCTGGCGCGCTGTCTGGTCCGGACCTGGTGGTACTGGCGTCGCCACGGCGACCCGGAACTCGTGTTTCGTCGCGCGAGCGCCATTCCGACGGACGAACCGGACTCCGCTACCGGGATTCGGACGCGTCTTCCGAGTCGGTGA
- a CDS encoding helix-turn-helix domain-containing protein yields MVTPTDATVDGQVLLTNPVRRRICSLLARERSISLSTLASRLVDGFTDGSTSLERMRVDLHHNHLPRLEARGLVTYAFTRKTVSIPSSVVFDDESIDGETYARFI; encoded by the coding sequence ATGGTTACACCGACCGACGCGACAGTCGACGGTCAGGTACTGCTCACGAATCCCGTTCGCCGTCGGATCTGTTCGCTGTTAGCGCGCGAGCGGTCGATCTCGCTCTCGACGCTGGCGTCTCGACTGGTAGACGGTTTCACCGACGGGTCGACGTCGCTCGAACGCATGCGCGTCGATTTACACCACAATCACCTTCCGCGACTCGAAGCACGCGGTCTGGTCACGTACGCGTTCACCCGGAAGACGGTCTCGATTCCGTCCAGCGTGGTATTCGACGACGAGTCGATCGACGGGGAGACGTACGCCCGTTTTATTTGA
- a CDS encoding TMEM175 family protein, translated as MDLPLLEGSETDRLEALSDGVFAIVLTLLVLQFQIPDVSADRASTELAGALADQQALFFSYLLSFFVVGIYWIVHHNLLRYVDRHDRVLLYVNLLFLLSVSFLPFPTELLGLYGIELTWILYAANLSIVGFVLAILWRYAFSRGFTNDEVTDRVGDLVTLRILIAPTVFVLSIAVALVSLTAAFLVPLAIIPLQALWVRYYHWDTAAA; from the coding sequence ATGGATCTCCCCTTGCTCGAAGGATCCGAGACGGATCGGTTAGAGGCGCTCAGCGACGGCGTGTTCGCGATCGTCCTGACGTTGCTCGTCCTGCAGTTTCAGATCCCCGACGTCTCGGCCGACCGCGCTTCGACCGAGCTGGCGGGCGCCCTGGCGGACCAGCAGGCGCTGTTTTTCAGCTACCTGCTTTCGTTTTTCGTCGTCGGGATCTACTGGATCGTTCACCACAACCTGCTGCGCTACGTCGACCGACACGACCGTGTGCTGTTGTACGTCAATCTGTTGTTCTTGCTCTCGGTTTCGTTCCTGCCGTTTCCGACGGAGTTACTCGGTCTCTACGGGATCGAACTGACCTGGATCCTCTACGCGGCAAACCTCTCGATCGTGGGATTCGTGCTCGCGATCCTGTGGCGCTACGCGTTCTCAAGGGGGTTTACCAACGACGAGGTCACGGATCGCGTGGGAGATCTGGTCACCCTGAGAATTCTGATCGCCCCAACCGTCTTCGTCCTCTCGATCGCAGTCGCGCTCGTTTCGCTCACCGCCGCATTCTTGGTTCCGCTCGCGATCATCCCGCTACAGGCCCTCTGGGTGCGATACTACCATTGGGACACGGCCGCGGCGTAA
- a CDS encoding phytoene desaturase family protein — protein MQRLDGSSTAVVGGGVAGLAAACYLAKAGGDVTVVEKNDQLGGRASVLEADGFRFDMGPSWYLMPDAFERFFAHFDREPSDYYDLTRLDPHYRVFYKDGDRIDVNGDVESTKALFETYEAGAGDAFEAYLAQARRNYEVGMEHFVYEDRPRLRDWIDLDVARNARGLTLLGSMQDHVEDYFDHPKLQQLVQYSLVFLGGSPSNTPALYNLMSHVDFNLGVWYPDGGIGRVIDAFVTLGEELGVTYETGRPVTAIEGTAGSFTVRTESGSIDADLVVSNADYAHTETELLGADRRSYDAAYWESRTYAPSAYLLYLGVEGELAELAHHTLVLPTDWDTHFEQIFDEPAWPDDPAYYVCVPSRTDDSVAPAGHSACFVLVPIAPGLADDEPSRESFREEVLADLAAHTGADLRDRIVYERSFCVSDFAERYNSYDGTALGLAHTLRQTAIFRPSQRSDAVDGLYYTGSYTSPGIGVPMCLVSGEHVAEKVRTDYGREGRESDRVASTTPSRSTAESDDAR, from the coding sequence ATGCAGAGACTCGACGGATCGTCGACCGCCGTCGTCGGCGGCGGCGTGGCCGGACTCGCGGCGGCGTGTTACCTCGCGAAGGCCGGCGGCGACGTCACGGTTGTCGAGAAGAACGACCAGCTCGGCGGTCGAGCGAGCGTGCTCGAAGCGGACGGGTTTCGCTTCGACATGGGACCGTCCTGGTACCTCATGCCCGACGCGTTCGAGCGGTTTTTCGCTCACTTCGATCGCGAACCGAGCGACTACTACGACCTTACACGGCTCGATCCGCACTACCGAGTCTTCTACAAGGACGGCGATCGGATCGACGTGAACGGCGATGTCGAATCGACGAAGGCGCTGTTCGAGACCTACGAGGCGGGTGCGGGCGACGCGTTCGAGGCCTACCTCGCTCAGGCGCGGCGAAATTACGAGGTAGGGATGGAACACTTCGTCTACGAGGACCGCCCGCGGCTTCGCGACTGGATAGACCTGGACGTCGCCCGAAACGCGCGCGGCCTGACGTTGCTCGGGTCGATGCAGGACCACGTCGAGGACTACTTCGATCACCCGAAACTCCAGCAACTCGTCCAGTACTCGCTCGTCTTCCTCGGGGGCTCCCCCTCGAACACGCCCGCGCTCTACAACCTGATGAGTCACGTCGACTTCAACCTCGGCGTTTGGTACCCAGACGGCGGCATCGGTCGGGTGATCGACGCGTTCGTCACCCTCGGCGAGGAACTCGGCGTCACCTACGAGACGGGCCGTCCTGTGACGGCGATCGAGGGGACGGCGGGGTCGTTCACCGTTCGGACGGAATCCGGTTCGATCGACGCTGATCTCGTGGTCTCGAACGCCGATTACGCCCACACCGAGACGGAACTGCTCGGCGCCGACCGGCGCAGTTACGACGCCGCCTACTGGGAGTCTCGAACCTACGCGCCCTCTGCCTACCTGCTCTATCTCGGCGTCGAGGGCGAGTTAGCGGAGCTGGCGCACCACACGCTCGTCTTGCCGACCGACTGGGACACCCACTTCGAGCAGATATTCGACGAACCCGCCTGGCCCGACGATCCGGCCTACTACGTCTGCGTCCCCTCGCGAACCGACGACTCGGTCGCACCAGCCGGCCACAGCGCGTGTTTCGTCCTCGTCCCGATCGCGCCCGGACTCGCCGACGACGAGCCGTCGCGAGAATCCTTTCGCGAGGAGGTTCTGGCGGATCTGGCGGCCCACACGGGCGCCGACCTGCGAGATCGGATCGTCTACGAGCGCTCGTTTTGCGTCTCCGATTTCGCCGAACGCTACAACAGTTACGACGGAACCGCCCTCGGCCTCGCGCACACGCTCAGACAGACCGCCATCTTTCGACCCAGCCAACGATCGGACGCCGTCGACGGGCTTTACTACACCGGGTCGTACACCTCGCCGGGAATCGGCGTTCCGATGTGTCTCGTAAGCGGCGAGCACGTCGCCGAGAAGGTACGCACAGACTACGGACGAGAGGGACGCGAGTCCGACCGTGTCGCGTCGACGACTCCCTCTAGATCGACCGCCGAATCGGACGACGCGAGGTGA
- a CDS encoding prenyltransferase, whose translation MTDSSVSRSPNGANTTPLGQLRYLAILSRPRFWFYLAGPVLVGVVYGAARVDELITPATVVLFAYFLVPANVYLYGVNDVFDREIDAENPKKAGRERRYRGQRIVPVAVTASALLAIALALALPASAWPWIVGFLVLGAAYSAPPLRLKTTPLLDSLSNGLYVLPAGAAFVAVSGSQPPALSILAGWLWAMAMHTFSAIPDIDPDRRAGIQTTATVFGERGSYAYCGVCWLLAAVTFGLVDLRLGAVLAVYPALAVAVAGTSIPVDRAYWWFPAINTAVGAAITVGGLWVVVHG comes from the coding sequence GTGACGGACTCGTCGGTCAGCCGGTCGCCGAACGGGGCGAACACGACTCCGCTCGGCCAACTCCGGTACCTCGCGATTCTCTCCCGTCCGCGCTTTTGGTTCTACCTCGCCGGACCGGTGCTCGTCGGCGTCGTCTACGGCGCCGCTCGCGTCGACGAGCTGATCACGCCGGCGACGGTGGTGCTGTTCGCGTACTTTCTCGTTCCGGCGAACGTCTACCTCTACGGCGTCAACGACGTCTTCGACCGGGAAATCGACGCGGAGAACCCGAAGAAGGCGGGGCGCGAGCGGCGCTACCGCGGCCAGCGGATCGTCCCGGTCGCGGTGACGGCGTCGGCGCTCCTCGCGATCGCGCTCGCACTGGCGCTCCCGGCGTCCGCGTGGCCGTGGATCGTCGGATTTCTGGTTCTCGGCGCCGCCTACAGCGCACCGCCGCTTCGCCTCAAGACGACGCCGCTTCTCGACTCGCTCTCGAACGGGCTCTACGTGCTTCCAGCCGGCGCCGCGTTCGTCGCCGTCTCGGGGTCACAGCCACCCGCGCTGTCGATTCTGGCCGGCTGGCTCTGGGCGATGGCGATGCACACGTTTTCGGCGATTCCCGACATCGATCCCGATCGCCGAGCGGGAATTCAGACGACGGCGACGGTGTTCGGCGAACGAGGTTCGTACGCGTACTGCGGAGTGTGCTGGCTGCTCGCGGCCGTTACGTTCGGACTCGTCGATCTACGATTGGGCGCGGTGCTCGCCGTCTACCCGGCGCTCGCGGTCGCCGTCGCGGGAACGTCGATTCCGGTTGATCGCGCCTACTGGTGGTTCCCGGCGATCAACACCGCCGTCGGGGCCGCGATAACCGTCGGCGGGCTCTGGGTGGTCGTCCATGGCTGA
- a CDS encoding adenosylcobinamide amidohydrolase — MGDGRLDATGDGVTSRSHEIDRVAGVLRVGRPTTEWLHTGWNGGRTTADAAYNVTVPTDWNPSDIHTWVSDQLATAGFDEPGPVLLTGVSMAHVRGARYSPVTVYATAGVSNPAALPMDPPDVSRSDEPTVDDASGDGEADGGTGAGNTPSGVGTVNLLILVDRTLGDGALANLLAVAAEAKAATLLDRTGFPGTTTDAVTVGHDPTGEPIPYSGSATSVGGATRACVRDALTASLRSRYGQSDNELPRSVDEAEHGVSTDARADVFEIDP; from the coding sequence ATGGGTGACGGTCGACTCGACGCGACAGGTGACGGTGTTACGTCGCGATCACACGAGATCGACCGCGTCGCTGGCGTGCTCCGCGTCGGCCGGCCCACCACGGAGTGGCTTCACACCGGCTGGAACGGTGGCCGAACGACGGCCGACGCCGCCTACAACGTCACGGTCCCGACCGACTGGAATCCGTCGGACATCCACACGTGGGTGTCGGATCAACTGGCTACCGCCGGCTTCGACGAACCCGGGCCGGTCCTGCTGACGGGCGTCTCGATGGCGCACGTCCGCGGGGCTCGCTACAGCCCCGTAACCGTGTACGCGACCGCGGGGGTGTCGAACCCGGCAGCGCTCCCGATGGACCCGCCGGACGTATCGCGATCGGACGAACCGACCGTGGACGACGCGAGCGGTGACGGGGAAGCCGACGGCGGGACCGGCGCGGGAAACACGCCGTCGGGCGTCGGAACCGTCAACCTGCTGATTCTGGTCGATCGGACGCTCGGAGACGGCGCGCTGGCGAACCTGCTCGCCGTCGCCGCGGAGGCGAAGGCCGCGACGCTCCTCGATCGGACCGGATTCCCGGGAACGACGACCGACGCCGTTACCGTCGGTCACGACCCGACGGGCGAACCGATCCCGTACTCCGGAAGCGCGACCAGCGTGGGCGGGGCGACCCGCGCGTGCGTTCGAGATGCCCTGACGGCATCCCTGCGCTCCCGATACGGTCAGTCCGACAACGAACTGCCGAGAAGCGTCGACGAGGCCGAACACGGCGTTTCGACGGATGCGAGAGCCGACGTGTTCGAGATCGACCCGTGA
- a CDS encoding GNAT family N-acetyltransferase, with translation MPGPAFLSGERVSLHPIESEDNAFCRRLLNDSRVRTRIAVADPITEHGEREWIERQEDGDGWNFLICESNGESDGDGELGRVGTIGLTPENPTWGNAEIGYSIAPDHWCNGYATDAVSLICQYAFDERRIEKLFAITLADNAGSGRVLEKNGFEREGRLRGEAFVGGERVDAIRYGLLGAAWRDD, from the coding sequence ATGCCAGGGCCTGCATTTCTCTCCGGGGAACGAGTGTCTCTCCATCCCATCGAATCGGAAGACAACGCGTTCTGTCGACGGTTGCTCAACGATAGCCGGGTCAGGACGCGTATTGCGGTCGCGGATCCGATCACCGAACACGGCGAACGCGAGTGGATCGAGCGCCAGGAAGACGGCGACGGCTGGAACTTTCTGATCTGTGAATCGAACGGCGAGTCCGATGGGGACGGCGAACTCGGCCGCGTGGGAACGATCGGACTCACGCCGGAAAATCCGACCTGGGGGAACGCCGAGATCGGCTACTCCATCGCGCCCGACCACTGGTGTAACGGCTACGCCACCGACGCCGTCTCCCTGATTTGCCAGTATGCGTTCGACGAGCGTCGTATCGAGAAGCTCTTTGCGATCACGCTCGCGGATAACGCCGGTTCCGGCCGCGTTCTCGAGAAGAACGGCTTCGAACGAGAAGGACGATTGCGCGGCGAAGCGTTCGTCGGCGGCGAGCGGGTCGACGCCATCCGGTACGGCCTGCTCGGGGCGGCGTGGCGCGACGACTGA
- a CDS encoding DUF3006 domain-containing protein: MSDQTTAVLDRIVDGETAVLLVEGDGEVIDEVTVPAETLPDGGRDDGSVYAVAYVDGDLASLEYRPGESTDRREAAQERFDRLSSRLGDEDE; encoded by the coding sequence ATGTCCGATCAAACGACCGCCGTACTCGATCGCATCGTCGACGGCGAAACCGCCGTCCTGCTCGTCGAAGGCGACGGCGAGGTGATCGACGAGGTGACCGTTCCCGCCGAGACGCTCCCGGACGGGGGACGCGACGACGGTTCGGTCTACGCCGTCGCGTACGTCGACGGTGACCTCGCGTCGCTCGAGTACCGGCCCGGGGAGTCGACGGATCGACGCGAGGCCGCCCAGGAGCGATTCGACCGGCTCTCGTCCCGTCTCGGTGACGAGGACGAGTAA
- a CDS encoding aminotransferase class I/II-fold pyridoxal phosphate-dependent enzyme: MDRRGVESTGRVPHGGDPNPSVVDCSANVNPKTPAGVEGVYRSALGAAKRYPDDGYPEFRRVAADYVGVEPERIVPTAGGLAAIRLAIAVSIDPGDEVLVPAPSFGEYEREVRLHGGIPRFVPHDEILDREPTGCSLAIVCSPNNPTGEVADLDALSDFAERCGRAGTTLLVDEAFLGFTDRPSAATLYREDVIVVRSLTKLFGLPGLRAGFAVAAGKRRRLLESARPAWGLGTPAARVGSHCMRDDEFVRATRERVERERERLRSGLVDAGFDVRASDAPFVLVECAEPDAVLERARRHGIALRDARTFRGLDSHVRIAVRSREVTDRVLEVLVDG; the protein is encoded by the coding sequence GTGGACAGACGCGGCGTCGAATCGACTGGACGAGTTCCGCACGGCGGCGACCCGAATCCTAGCGTCGTCGACTGCAGCGCGAACGTCAACCCGAAAACGCCAGCGGGCGTCGAAGGTGTGTACCGGAGCGCACTCGGGGCAGCGAAACGATATCCGGACGACGGCTACCCGGAGTTCCGACGCGTCGCGGCCGACTACGTCGGCGTCGAACCCGAACGGATCGTGCCGACCGCCGGTGGACTCGCCGCGATCCGACTCGCGATCGCGGTCTCGATCGATCCCGGCGACGAGGTGCTCGTTCCGGCCCCGAGTTTCGGCGAGTACGAACGGGAGGTCAGACTGCACGGCGGTATCCCCCGATTCGTTCCCCACGACGAGATACTCGACCGTGAGCCGACCGGGTGCTCGCTCGCGATCGTCTGTTCGCCGAACAACCCGACGGGCGAGGTCGCCGATCTCGACGCACTCTCCGACTTCGCCGAGCGTTGTGGCCGCGCGGGGACGACGCTTCTCGTCGACGAGGCCTTTCTCGGATTCACCGACCGGCCGTCGGCGGCCACCCTCTACCGGGAGGACGTGATCGTCGTGCGCTCGCTGACCAAGCTGTTCGGGTTGCCGGGACTCAGAGCCGGGTTCGCGGTCGCCGCCGGCAAGCGAAGGCGATTGCTCGAATCGGCTCGTCCCGCGTGGGGACTCGGAACGCCGGCCGCTCGCGTCGGCAGCCACTGTATGCGAGACGACGAATTCGTGCGGGCCACTCGCGAACGGGTCGAGCGGGAACGAGAGCGGTTGCGATCGGGCCTCGTCGACGCCGGATTCGACGTCCGGGCGTCGGACGCGCCATTCGTCCTCGTCGAATGTGCTGAGCCCGACGCGGTCCTCGAGCGGGCCCGACGCCACGGGATCGCGCTCCGGGACGCCAGGACGTTCCGGGGACTCGATTCGCACGTTCGCATCGCGGTGCGCTCACGAGAGGTGACCGATCGGGTTCTCGAGGTGCTCGTCGATGGGTGA